From a region of the Asterias amurensis chromosome 2, ASM3211899v1 genome:
- the LOC139950056 gene encoding adenosine receptor A3-like codes for MSSNTTLDTTPHNEPPVWFDTLRASLLFVSVFLIITGNVLCIFVVRRSTKMRKVSRIFILSLAVADLCGGVFSGVLLLATEATAHWIPDIILGIFCKVSCIASIVFNGASFLSLLTVTLDCYVAVEKPMRYPSLLTARRAYAITLFIWLLMSCIAILYSVGFGAVSHLKKEWHWCVLDVNFLRSYSYIMLLVAYCGMTIVVPLVLSMALYGRIRVLIRRHNVANLARAAQSGNSSHYQQRTEGTKSLTTFLIVCCGGAMSSLPLVIIMSYSHWTGNYSMYTISTAMVLHSCNNLLNVLVHVRRNKEFRTTASRLLCRCRNRQDEH; via the coding sequence ATGAGTTCCAACACTACGTTGGACACTACCCCTCACAATGAACCACCCGTTTGGTTCGACACCCTTCGTGCCTCCTTGCTCTTCGTTTCTGTCTTCCTCATCATCACCGGGAACGTCTTGTGTATCTTCGTGGTGAGGCGGTCCACCAAGATGCGTAAAGTCAGCCGCATCTTCATCCTGTCTCTCGCCGTAGCGGACCTGTGCGGGGGTGTCTTCTCCGGAGTGCTACTCCTCGCCACGGAGGCGACGGCACACTGGATTCCGGACATCATCTTGGGGATCTTCTGCAAAGTGTCCTGCATTGCTTCCATTGTGTTCAACGGTGCCTCGTTCTTGTCACTCTTGACCGTGACTCTGGACTGCTACGTCGCGGTCGAGAAACCCATGCGGTACCCGTCCCTTTTGACAGCTAGGAGAGCGTACGCGATAACCTTATTCATCTGGCTCTTGATGTCATGTATTGCAATACTGTACAGTGTTGGCTTTGGAGCGGTGTCCCACCTGAAAAAAGAGTGGCACTGGTGTGTGTTGGATGTAAACTTTCTCAGGAGTTACTCTTATATCATGTTATTGGTAGCTTATTGTGGTATGACGATAGTGGTTCCACTCGTCCTTTCTATGGCTCTTTACGGAAGGATTAGGGTGTTAATACGCCGCCATAATGTGGCCAATCTCGCCCGTGCTGCCCAAAGTGGCAACTCGTCCCATTATCAACAACGAACAGAAGGCACCAAATCCTTGACCACATTTCTCATTGTATGCTGCGGTGGTGCCATGAGTTCCCTGCCTCTTGTTATCATCATGTCGTACTCACACTGGACTGGGAACTACTCTATGTATACGATCAGTACCGCCATGGTACTACATTCATGTAACAACTTATTGAATGTACTCGTTCACGTCAGACGGAATAAAGAGTTCCGGACCACGGCTAGTCGCCTTCTGTGTAGATGTAGGAACCGTCAAGATGAGCACTAA